taaccatagaaatataatccctAGAACGGACATTCCGATTCAAGTTAATGGGTCTGAGGGCCTTCCCCATTCTAGGGATTCTATTTTCTATACTGGCCTCTCAGGGGTTTAGTTGACAGGCCTTTGCTGATTGGTTCTCAGAGGATTATTGTGATTTGCTTGCCAAGCAACATCGGTTAAGAATGAACTTCCCATAGCGTGTCAGGACATAGTTACTGATAAACAGTATGGGTATTGTTACTCAATCACTAGGCCGTCATGGAAACCAATTTTCCCCACTATGAAAGTGAATGGCCATTTGTTCGGATGTTTTTCAAAATATGCCATTAAGAAAATTAACAAAATAACCATTTTACTATATCAACATGAGACTAATATACCAAGACTGGTATGTCACATGCTGTTCATGACCTTGTTGTCTCTGAGTGCAAAAATATCCAACATGGAGCTATATTTATTTTCCACAGTGGCTCTTACTATGTTGTGGTAATGTTGACGGTAGGGTAAGGAgatgtttgagtttattttatttttacaggggcAGTACACATTCATctacgtttcagtaaaagtgacggttttagccagccagctaattttcaaccgcagtccctgggcaggttattaaaaacaattacaatacagaCAATCAGTGAGCAGTgggcacacgcagagcaacataggacaagcaagacaaagcctacagacagagcaacataggacaagcaagacaaagcctacagacagagcaacatagcacAAAAAGCAACAAGACAAATGTAAAAACAGAGTTGTGTTTATCCAACATCACAATACAAAGAAGTAAATTATTTGTACCACAGATCAGTACAAATTCAAAAAACGTGCCAATTAAACAGAATATTATCTAACATCTGGTCCTAACAGATACATTACGCTGTATAATAATTAAAAATGATTGTCTAACATCTGGTCCGAACAGATACATTACGCTGTATAATAATTAAAAATGATTGTCTAACATCTGGTCCTAACAGATACATTACGCTGTATAATAATTAAAAATGATTGTCTAACATCTGGTCCTAACAGATACATTACGCTGTATAATAATTAAAAATGATTGTCTAACATCTGGTCCGAACAGATACATTACGCTGTATAATAATTAAAAATGATTATCTAACATCTGGTCCTAACAGATACATTACGCTGTATAATAATTAAAAATGATTGTCTAACATCTGGTCCGAACAGATACATTACGCTGTATAATAATTAAAAATGATTGTCTAACATCTGGTCCTAACAGATACATTACGCTGTATAATAATTAAAAATGATTATCTAACATCTGGTCCTAACAGATACATTACGCTGTATAATAATTAAAAATGATTATCTAACATCTGGTCCTAATAGATACATGtataatcattttaaaaggctcacCTATATGTCATATCTGTGTTTAATTTGTTTTAAATTAGTTatgctttttttattttgaatactgcactgttgggtagGGCTTGCActttaagcatttcactgtacttgtgaggTGACAAATTAAACTTGAAAATTGAAactaataacatactgtatgttccagagAGACATTtcttgtctcctccctctcaccaAACACAAACTGTACACAGTGCTCAGTACCTACACAAATCCTTTACTGCTTCCTTTGGATGAATATATGCTGTATATGATATATTTGATACAGAGCCCTAGTTACACTCAGATTATTACATTACCCTCATTATTATTATAACAGCTTTTCTAATCATGAACATTGCTTGCTAAGAGAACTTCGCTGAGTGCTAATGATGCCAATTCTTTCTAACATTGTAGTTCCACAGCATCCATTCTCCCATCATCAGTGCCTGTTGTCCATATTCTTCCAATGAGTGTAGACCTGCAAGAAGTATGAAGCAAGACGCTAAGTCAAAAAAAGTGAGATGTCATCAATGCGTCCCATTGTGTGCTGTTGCTTGGTGCTGTGCCTTGGCCCCGGTCTGGGCTTGTTGTTTGTTCTGGGCCCTCATCAGTGCCTGGTCGAAGTCCCTGAGCTTTCTCTGCAAGTTTGACGGTCTATCCTGACAGGGTCTCTTCGCAAGCGGCCCACCCTCCTCCTCACCGTCCTCCTGCAGCTGGGCTGCACAGCACTTCCTGGTGCGTGACTGAAATGTCTTCATCATGTCGCTGATCTCTCTCAGACTCTGTGGGATACAACGATTAGCAACACACatgactgtatgtactgtatatttacgATGACCAGGCCTTTTGCTTTTCACAGTTActgaagttaaaataagtgtaaTGTTAGTTAGGCTTCAGACAGGAAGTATAAAAGAGGGTCAGTTAGGGAACCGTTAGCAGGGTTTGAGAGGTATGTCCAACCTCTGACCTTTGAGGGGCTTCTGCTGAAGATGTAGAGGACCCCAGTGCggggggaggggtgtgtgctGGGCTTGTGGGGGGAGATGTAGAGGGAATGGTGGTTGGAGGGGCGGAGTCTGCGCAAGGATCCAATACGCTGGCAGGGGTATGGCGAAAGGGGAGGGGTTTCAACCTGTGCATGGAAAAATAATCCGAATGCGGTCAGAATCTCTGTTGGACAGTGATGATAGCGCTGGGCCTAGGAACAATGCACTGCATCTGTTCTAGGACTTCTCTTACTTATATTACAGGATCAGATGACCTGTACCCATGATGTTATACACCAGTTTGGACATATCTGAGACCCCTGGTAAAGTGTTTCCTATGTATTGTGTATGACGACTACTGACTCCATTAGGTAGCATATGAAAATGGCCCCTCACCCCGGCTATGGTCAGAGAGCTGGAGGTGTAGCGCAAGGCAAAGTCCTTCATCTGTTTGACATAGACGGTGTTGTAGAAATAGATGaggtgtcctctctcctcctggtcCTGTCTACAGGGAGCTCTGCGTCCTGTAGGATGGGTGGGAGGGCTCTGGTAGGTAAGCAAGCTACTGCTGGGGTCTACATCAACTGGAAAACAGAGCAGCATCAACATCAAAAATTATTTGTTAATTCATGCACATTATGATGCAAATATATCCATgtgaatgtatatatttttctatttgtcTAACTGTTTTCTCTGTTGGATCCTCCAGGAGAGTTTTGTGAGGTCTTGGTGTTTCTCCCTGAGATCAGAACACTTCTGAATACCTGACAGAAGGACAATACGGACTTCATCAACTACACAATAACAAACAAGCTGGAtttaactcacacacacaaaagcaagcAAAACATTGATCTCCTTACACAGTTGCTTGCTTGAGGCTGAGTCTTGTAGCACTGCATGATGAGCTTGAAGGGCATGTCCACTTTGGTTACCTGCATGAGCAACACACAGCATAAACATGGAAATGAGgtaatatattacattataatCATCAATACACAGCTGAAGAGGTATAGAAGGCTGAATGCCTTGCTGTCGATCACCCAAGTCATAAAACCATCTGCATTAAGGAAGTATAGCAAAACGTCTAGAGGCAAAGCAAATAGTGCTACCTTGGCCATGACATAGATGGCACACATGAGTATTTGGTCCAGGTGTCGGTCTAGAATGAGGTCAGTGCAGTGGACCAAGGAGTGTTCAACGCAGGTCCAGATCTTCAGCCGCAGCGCCTCACAGATGTCCAGTTTAACACAGATGTCCCTCAGACGCATGCTCACCAGGTGGTAGAcctgagacagagggaaggagtatGGCCTTTGTCTTGTGGATCTTGTCACTAAATATCTAGGCTCATAGCATTCAGGCCAGCTCAGGTATGTAGGAATCTGAGTAAAGTCTACCTTGCGGAGGAACAGTGAGATGGAGCCCttactctgggtagagggtagagggttcTGGGGCTGCTGGGTAGAGGTGCTGGAGACTTGCTGTGGAGGAATGGGCTGACCTACAACACTGAGGGTAAATGTGATGGCTCCCCAGTCGTTGGCAATGCCTGGGTGTGGAAGAGGTTTAATTGAACAAATAGCACTGGTTGTTGTGATATGTAAACAAGGTATATAACATGTTTATTATAAGATGTATTACATTATGTCAGTATTCTATTAGGGTTGTCATTTCTATGGCCATATTGGGTTTCATCTGAGGGATAGTCTTTACCTCGAACCGGTATGGTGACTGACTGGTCATTGTTGGTGGTGACAGTGGCTGATGCCATGGTGACTACAGTCTGTCCAGTAACAATGACAGAGGAGGACTGGGATGGGCTGACTGGGGTGGCAGGGCAAGCAGCCGTCTTTGAGCCAGCAGAGGGTGAGCTGTAGTGTTCATGGTGGGTAATCGGGGAGTTCAGGTCATTTCCATGGATCCCATTCACAAGGCTTGGGGTCAAGTGTGAAGGGGTGGGAGGGATCTTGGTCATCTTGTCTGTGTCCTCTGAGTATTGGGGGAGCATCACCTTGAACACACATAGAACCATCTGTTACCTTAAGTTTGGGATCATTTTGTTTCCTCTATTGAATGAAACGACAGCTGCCATGCTGCCATATTAGACAAACTTGTTTTGAGTGCGCCAGCGGTGTTGCTCTATATATTTTGAGAGGGTGCACTGTATATTTTGCCCAGTCCACAAATAGGTGAATTTAAACCTTTGCCCACTGACCTGATGGTATGCAGGCAGCTGTCCCTGACCCTTAGCAGCTCTGATCTGGTCCCAGAGTGGTGAGTCTCTCCTCCAGGCCAGACTCTCCAGGACCTGCTCCTCTATATGGGTCAGATGCCTGACCACACCCGGCAACAAGCCCTCCTCAGCCCGCAGCACCAGCTCTATCACctggcacacaccacacacagtagaGGGTTGAACAGCACCTAAATAGATCACTAAGATTACAGTAGACGTGTTTGAACAGGACGTCTGTATGCCCCAAGACTGTGTAAGCCCTCTGAGCCCaagcctaggcattagcttgAGGAGCTAACACAATGCTTCAGTTTTCAGGTAAGGTTACTTATCACGTGAAACCTCCTCCTTTACACAAAACCTACGATGTTACATTACAGTATGACATGTACTGCAGGTGTTTTGTGTAGATGTTACCTTGTAGAAGTCGTATGGCGCCAGGCTAAAGATGTCAATGACCAGG
This window of the Oncorhynchus tshawytscha isolate Ot180627B linkage group LG12, Otsh_v2.0, whole genome shotgun sequence genome carries:
- the LOC112249362 gene encoding retinoblastoma-like protein 2 isoform X1; its protein translation is MATQRHVPSDSLARTFRSCARNPSEVISTRLRDMRHTFIQHYQEPWEENHSLDRERGVKFSSQTEALYYRVLEAVINQERKRLGYKDLSDILEHDLFQRSLVACCLEMVIFSHQPPGSFPLVIDIFSLAPYDFYKVIELVLRAEEGLLPGVVRHLTHIEEQVLESLAWRRDSPLWDQIRAAKGQGQLPAYHQVMLPQYSEDTDKMTKIPPTPSHLTPSLVNGIHGNDLNSPITHHEHYSSPSAGSKTAACPATPVSPSQSSSVIVTGQTVVTMASATVTTNNDQSVTIPVRGIANDWGAITFTLSVVGQPIPPQQVSSTSTQQPQNPLPSTQSKGSISLFLRKVYHLVSMRLRDICVKLDICEALRLKIWTCVEHSLVHCTDLILDRHLDQILMCAIYVMAKVTKVDMPFKLIMQCYKTQPQASNCVFRSVLISGRNTKTSQNSPGGSNRENIDVDPSSSLLTYQSPPTHPTGRRAPCRQDQEERGHLIYFYNTVYVKQMKDFALRYTSSSLTIAGVETPPLSPYPCQRIGSLRRLRPSNHHSLYISPHKPSTHPSPRTGVLYIFSRSPSKSLREISDMMKTFQSRTRKCCAAQLQEDGEEEGGPLAKRPCQDRPSNLQRKLRDFDQALMRAQNKQQAQTGAKAQHQATAHNGTH
- the LOC112249362 gene encoding retinoblastoma-like protein 2 isoform X2, producing MATQRHVPSDSLARTFRSCARNPSEVISTRLRDMRHTFIQHYQEPWEENHSLDRERGVKFSSQTEALYYRVLEAVINQERKRLGYKDLSDILEHDLFQRSLVACCLEMVIFSHQPPGSFPLVIDIFSLAPYDFYKVIELVLRAEEGLLPGVVRHLTHIEEQVLESLAWRRDSPLWDQIRAAKGQGQLPAYHQVMLPQYSEDTDKMTKIPPTPSHLTPSLVNGIHGNDLNSPITHHEHYSSPSAGSKTAACPATPVSPSQSSSVIVTGQTVVTMASATVTTNNDQSVTIPVRGIANDWGAITFTLSVVGQPIPPQQVSSTSTQQPQNPLPSTQSKGSISLFLRKVYHLVSMRLRDICVKLDICEALRLKIWTCVEHSLVHCTDLILDRHLDQILMCAIYVMAKVTKVDMPFKLIMQCYKTQPQASNCVFRSVLISGRNTKTSQNSPGGSNRENIDVDPSSSLLTYQSPPTHPTGRRAPCRQDQEERGHLIYFYNTVYVKQMKDFALRYTSSSLTIAGSLREISDMMKTFQSRTRKCCAAQLQEDGEEEGGPLAKRPCQDRPSNLQRKLRDFDQALMRAQNKQQAQTGAKAQHQATAHNGTH